From a single Candidatus Delongbacteria bacterium genomic region:
- a CDS encoding TetR/AcrR family transcriptional regulator, with the protein MGSTERRERERDERRRSILTAAERLFLEKGYSAVTLDELAAHCELAKGTLYLYFPSKADMLGSIALATIQDLGDRFQRVLETCQDPASCLGQMGQQYMEYHHATRERSGLVELARSRAIQEQLSPELQAAWGRESGRSITQLAQALGGCRAAGLLVEDLDPLEFALVLAGCSMGLIEIAGQCQGMLPLEPAQFVERGWSLLLSAVSAPGVDLSRSMKDGGPE; encoded by the coding sequence ATGGGATCCACGGAACGCCGGGAACGGGAGCGGGACGAACGGCGGCGCAGCATTCTGACAGCCGCCGAAAGACTCTTCCTGGAAAAGGGCTACAGCGCCGTGACTCTGGACGAGTTGGCGGCGCACTGCGAGCTGGCCAAGGGGACGCTCTATCTCTACTTCCCTTCGAAGGCGGACATGCTGGGAAGCATTGCCCTGGCCACGATCCAGGATCTGGGCGACCGGTTCCAGCGGGTTCTGGAGACCTGCCAGGATCCCGCAAGCTGCCTCGGGCAGATGGGGCAGCAATACATGGAATACCATCACGCCACGCGCGAACGGTCCGGACTGGTTGAGCTGGCCAGATCGAGAGCGATCCAGGAACAGTTGAGCCCCGAATTGCAGGCGGCCTGGGGCCGGGAAAGCGGACGTTCGATCACCCAGCTTGCCCAGGCCCTCGGGGGCTGTCGCGCCGCCGGTTTGCTGGTCGAGGACCTGGATCCGCTGGAATTCGCACTGGTCCTGGCTGGCTGTTCGATGGGCCTGATCGAGATCGCGGGACAATGTCAGGGCATGTTGCCCCTGGAACCGGCGCAGTTCGTGGAACGCGGCTGGAGCCTGTTGCTGTCCGCCGTGAGCGCTCCGGGTGTGGATCTTTCCCGTTCCATGAAGGACGGAGGCCCCGAATGA
- a CDS encoding TonB-dependent receptor: protein MRHWIGWILLLPLLVTQAHGSAYSLEGVVDGRVLDAHSHLPLAGCNVVITGSNLGTATDLDGAFSIGKVRVGVHSLTLSMVGYETRVLTDVIVKPTRNDPVEVLLSPAVIQLESLVVRPDWFAVRAEGGAPAVSYNREEIRRAPGSAEDVSRLLNVHPAVAMGVDDQRNDLVVRGGNPIENLMLVDGHPVQNLSHFASQGSTGGPVSIMQADFIDDVRFVPGAFDARYGNRLSSVMDLRMRRGNSQELRGELYTSMAGAGFQLEGPAGGGGSFLLGGRRSYLELMTSQLNLATAPVMADANAKLSWPMGDHDRLEWLFLGSSSRIQQSAIDDADMGMNYDTRVGNGMSGLQWQHFSPGGATRTLSYTLNQQLFNENFSWFDSTEHNDNTARENVHTFQLSTIERIGKGSLDLGVGLELLDSQHDVSLDSWTSPYGEVLPAAQVHGALDKKRSWVHLNYVTWLRGGLQITAGARLDHDDFFGTTDLQPRLSLRQDLGRDWALTSSAGLYAQTIPAVWAVQDAANDKVSSMKVRQMQAGVEFRPQDAWLVSLDGFYRLYTDMPYSLQQDWLPLAAAGSYFGYSDLGEIASGGEGRSYGLEFQAQKKLDEKTYGTFSYAWSLSRYRTESGPWLRGPFDRRHMATLIMGWIPNNRLELSMRWAVSGGAPYTPLDPVASAAAGRSRYDRTRMNDDRLPLYHRLDLRADWRFHLKRWNLVTFLDLQNAYDRQNVVSRYWSVKDQRAKDQIGWEIMPVGGMRLEF from the coding sequence ATGCGCCACTGGATTGGTTGGATTCTTCTGTTGCCCCTGCTGGTGACACAGGCACATGGAAGTGCATACTCTCTGGAGGGCGTTGTGGATGGCCGCGTCCTCGATGCCCACAGCCATCTGCCTCTGGCCGGTTGCAACGTGGTGATCACGGGCAGCAATCTGGGCACGGCCACGGACCTTGACGGAGCCTTCAGCATTGGCAAGGTCAGGGTCGGAGTGCATTCGCTGACCCTGAGCATGGTGGGGTACGAGACGCGCGTGCTGACGGACGTGATCGTCAAGCCCACCCGCAATGATCCTGTCGAGGTTCTGCTTTCGCCCGCGGTGATCCAGCTAGAAAGCCTGGTGGTGCGGCCCGACTGGTTCGCGGTCCGCGCGGAAGGTGGCGCTCCTGCCGTGAGCTACAACCGCGAGGAGATCCGCCGGGCCCCGGGCAGTGCCGAGGACGTTTCGCGTCTGCTGAACGTGCACCCTGCCGTGGCGATGGGTGTGGACGACCAGCGCAATGACCTGGTCGTGCGTGGCGGCAACCCCATCGAGAACCTGATGCTCGTGGATGGGCATCCTGTCCAGAACCTGAGCCACTTTGCTTCGCAGGGTTCAACCGGCGGTCCGGTGAGCATCATGCAGGCGGACTTCATCGACGATGTGCGGTTCGTGCCCGGTGCTTTCGATGCACGTTACGGCAATCGCCTCTCGTCCGTGATGGACCTGCGCATGCGCCGCGGAAACTCGCAGGAGTTGCGCGGGGAACTGTATACAAGCATGGCGGGTGCGGGTTTCCAGCTCGAAGGCCCCGCGGGCGGCGGAGGCAGTTTTCTGCTGGGCGGACGCCGCAGCTATCTGGAATTGATGACCAGCCAGCTCAACCTGGCCACGGCTCCCGTGATGGCCGATGCCAACGCCAAGCTCTCCTGGCCCATGGGCGACCACGACCGGCTCGAGTGGCTGTTCCTGGGCAGCAGCAGTCGGATCCAGCAATCCGCCATCGACGATGCGGACATGGGCATGAACTACGACACGCGCGTCGGCAACGGGATGAGCGGCCTGCAATGGCAGCACTTCAGCCCCGGAGGCGCCACACGCACTCTGTCGTACACCCTGAACCAGCAGCTCTTCAACGAGAACTTCTCCTGGTTCGACTCCACCGAGCACAATGACAACACGGCCCGCGAGAATGTGCACACCTTTCAGCTGTCCACCATCGAGCGAATCGGGAAGGGAAGCCTGGATCTGGGTGTGGGACTGGAACTTCTCGACAGTCAGCACGATGTGTCGCTGGATTCCTGGACCTCCCCCTACGGCGAAGTACTGCCAGCGGCCCAGGTGCACGGTGCACTGGACAAGAAGCGCAGCTGGGTCCATCTCAACTATGTGACCTGGTTGCGTGGAGGGCTGCAGATCACGGCCGGTGCGCGCCTGGATCACGACGACTTCTTTGGCACCACCGACCTGCAACCACGATTGAGCCTGCGCCAGGATCTGGGTCGGGACTGGGCGCTCACCTCTTCGGCGGGCCTGTATGCGCAGACCATTCCCGCGGTCTGGGCCGTGCAGGACGCGGCCAACGACAAGGTGTCCAGCATGAAGGTGCGCCAGATGCAGGCGGGCGTCGAGTTCCGGCCCCAGGATGCCTGGCTGGTGAGTCTGGATGGCTTCTATCGTCTGTATACGGACATGCCCTACAGTCTGCAGCAGGATTGGCTGCCCCTGGCGGCTGCCGGATCCTATTTCGGCTATTCCGATCTGGGCGAGATCGCCAGCGGTGGAGAAGGCCGCTCCTACGGGCTTGAGTTCCAGGCCCAGAAGAAGCTGGACGAGAAGACCTATGGCACCTTCAGCTATGCCTGGTCGCTGTCGCGCTATCGCACCGAGAGCGGCCCCTGGTTGCGCGGCCCCTTCGATCGCCGCCACATGGCCACGCTGATCATGGGCTGGATCCCCAACAATCGTCTGGAATTGAGCATGCGCTGGGCGGTCTCCGGAGGAGCCCCGTATACGCCCCTGGATCCCGTGGCCAGTGCGGCGGCAGGCCGGAGTCGCTACGACCGGACCCGGATGAACGACGACCGCCTGCCCCTGTATCACCGACTGGACCTGCGTGCCGATTGGCGCTTTCACCTGAAACGCTGGAATCTGGTGACCTTCCTGGATCTGCAGAACGCCTACGACCGCCAGAATGTTGTCAGCCGCTACTGGAGCGTCAAGGACCAACGAGCCAAGGATCAGATCGGCTGGGAAATCATGCCCGTGGGCGGCATGCGCCTGGAATTCTGA
- a CDS encoding trypsin-like serine protease: MTRFRSLSIIVALALFTGLKPLSAQVSAGGSPPSLLRSADLGPAPAALVFARPDVDALLLEDEQEGKDVPLRFGTPHEVSFSPQDSGQWDTLADGTRIWRLALHCDGATSINLIYENFLLPHGADFFVYTPDHATVLGAFTEFNNKPDGVFATQPLPGEDCVLEYVQPADVRFNPDFRVVSVIHGYRDIFGFARDASRDYNDSGNCNNNVNCPEGTNWTEEINSVAMILTGGGFRVCTGAMINNVREDQTQYFLTANHCLGGETSWIFMFNYQSAGCGNQDGPTTDTVQGAILRASHSDSDFALLELTEPIPFNYNVTYSGWDRRDQASTASVCVHHPSGDIKKISFDNDPVDNGTWSGTPANSHWHIAAWDDGTTEPGSSGSPLYNPNHQIVGQLHGGQANCSNNVNDYYGKFSLSWDGHSGNNQQLKHWLDPDNTGTDTIGGSESNPTDRPNLLADGNQPLDPEDLLNPGFSGQFIVHLQNTGLLATGITGTLSTLSNLINITDTQGSWPDLPNITGAWNTDNPFRFSISPEAPLGSLVNLSVTLTADEGYTVTRTFSIEIGVREVFLEDDFSTDQGWTLGEGWQIGVTVEGGGQDGDPDPATDHSPSSDNRILGFVLGGDYPNNMPATSWAYSPLYDLSNRLDTQIQFYRWLGIEASFWDQVTLQVWDGASWVELWSNSQDLSDGLWLERIYDVSDWADGNPAFQIRFGLGPTNGNTTFCGWNVDDLSMLAFNTDIPIVYDPPLVAAPVREGNDLVLNWTPQSDSPYYRVEWRHTADSGDAWQTVAWTDAPRLRVSRGYALLGPTGLFRVFATDRVPPRISAVSAVDAESLLDD; the protein is encoded by the coding sequence ATGACCCGTTTCCGTTCCCTTTCCATCATTGTGGCCCTGGCCCTGTTCACGGGCCTGAAGCCGTTGTCTGCCCAGGTCAGCGCGGGTGGTTCGCCCCCCAGCCTGCTGCGCAGTGCCGATCTCGGGCCCGCCCCGGCAGCGCTGGTCTTTGCCCGACCCGATGTGGACGCCCTGCTGCTCGAAGACGAGCAGGAAGGCAAGGATGTGCCGCTGCGTTTCGGCACGCCGCACGAGGTCTCCTTCTCGCCACAGGATTCGGGCCAGTGGGATACGCTGGCCGACGGCACGCGCATCTGGCGCCTGGCCCTGCACTGCGACGGCGCCACCAGCATCAATCTGATCTACGAGAACTTCCTGTTGCCGCACGGGGCCGATTTCTTCGTGTACACTCCCGACCACGCCACCGTGCTGGGAGCGTTCACCGAGTTCAACAACAAGCCCGACGGTGTCTTCGCCACCCAGCCCCTGCCCGGTGAAGACTGTGTGCTGGAGTACGTGCAGCCAGCGGATGTGCGTTTCAACCCCGACTTCCGCGTGGTGAGTGTGATCCACGGCTACCGCGACATCTTTGGCTTCGCGCGTGACGCCAGCCGCGACTACAATGACTCGGGCAACTGCAACAACAACGTCAACTGCCCCGAGGGAACGAACTGGACCGAAGAAATCAACAGCGTGGCCATGATCCTCACCGGCGGCGGATTCCGGGTCTGCACCGGCGCGATGATCAACAATGTGCGCGAGGACCAGACCCAGTACTTCCTGACCGCCAACCACTGTCTGGGCGGCGAGACCAGCTGGATCTTCATGTTCAACTACCAGAGCGCGGGCTGCGGCAACCAGGACGGCCCCACCACGGATACGGTGCAGGGTGCGATCCTGCGGGCCAGCCACTCCGATTCCGACTTCGCCCTGCTGGAACTGACCGAACCGATTCCCTTCAATTACAACGTGACCTACTCGGGCTGGGATCGTCGCGATCAGGCCTCCACCGCCAGTGTCTGCGTGCATCACCCCAGTGGCGACATCAAGAAGATTTCCTTCGACAACGACCCAGTGGACAATGGAACCTGGTCGGGAACGCCCGCCAACAGCCACTGGCACATCGCCGCCTGGGATGATGGCACCACCGAACCGGGCAGCTCGGGCTCGCCGCTCTACAACCCCAATCACCAGATCGTGGGGCAGCTGCACGGTGGCCAGGCCAACTGCTCGAACAACGTCAACGATTACTACGGCAAATTCTCGCTGTCCTGGGATGGCCATTCCGGCAACAACCAGCAGCTGAAACACTGGCTGGACCCGGACAACACGGGCACCGACACCATTGGTGGATCCGAGTCCAACCCCACCGATCGTCCCAATCTGCTGGCCGACGGCAATCAGCCGCTGGACCCCGAAGACCTGCTGAATCCAGGCTTCAGCGGCCAGTTCATCGTGCACCTGCAGAACACGGGTCTGCTGGCCACGGGCATCACGGGTACGCTCTCGACCCTCAGCAACCTGATCAACATCACGGACACCCAGGGTTCCTGGCCCGATCTGCCCAACATCACGGGCGCCTGGAACACGGACAATCCCTTCCGCTTCAGCATCAGTCCCGAGGCTCCGCTGGGCAGCCTGGTGAATCTCTCGGTGACCCTCACCGCCGATGAGGGCTATACCGTGACCCGCACCTTCTCGATCGAGATCGGTGTGCGAGAAGTCTTCCTGGAAGATGATTTTTCCACGGACCAGGGCTGGACCCTGGGCGAAGGTTGGCAGATCGGTGTCACAGTCGAAGGGGGTGGACAGGATGGCGACCCCGACCCAGCCACAGATCACAGCCCCAGTTCGGACAACCGCATCCTGGGCTTCGTGCTGGGCGGCGACTACCCCAACAACATGCCCGCAACCAGCTGGGCCTATTCTCCGCTCTACGACCTGAGCAACCGACTGGACACCCAGATCCAGTTCTACCGCTGGCTGGGCATCGAAGCCAGCTTCTGGGACCAGGTCACCCTACAGGTCTGGGACGGTGCCAGCTGGGTGGAACTGTGGAGCAATTCCCAGGACCTGTCCGACGGTCTCTGGCTGGAGCGCATCTATGATGTGAGCGACTGGGCCGATGGCAACCCGGCCTTCCAGATCCGCTTCGGCCTTGGCCCCACCAACGGCAACACCACATTCTGCGGCTGGAACGTGGACGATCTGAGCATGCTGGCCTTCAACACGGACATCCCCATCGTGTACGACCCACCGCTGGTTGCTGCTCCGGTGCGCGAGGGCAATGATCTGGTGCTCAACTGGACTCCCCAGAGCGACAGCCCCTACTACCGGGTGGAATGGCGCCACACAGCGGATTCCGGCGATGCCTGGCAGACCGTCGCCTGGACCGACGCTCCCCGCCTGCGAGTCAGCCGCGGCTACGCTCTGCTGGGCCCCACGGGCCTGTTCCGGGTATTCGCCACCGACCGGGTGCCGCCGCGCATCTCGGCCGTGTCTGCCGTGGATGCGGAGTCCCTGCTGGACGACTGA
- a CDS encoding T9SS type A sorting domain-containing protein, whose product MTFRRTLVARTLLSTLLALPLVTQAQLSGPETEAVYGGRINAIVCLPVSDTHTRVFIATESANSLFSADFHTDAVPDGDGTFTVLPDADADAGLGSGIRELAVDANTGLLFFLLQDQGIQRISTDEGSLSQVASGNFNCLLIHDSVLYSVSGGQLHASSIDEENGDLVALPWSPLSIGGMPGGIGRLAIGEWDGETHLLGFSNGAAQPLWVIDDALAEISGSSSFVAIPTTGLTTPQDWTAFGVAPDGRLFLGGRIGQEPNHHKAVAIYDPETENWNEIDTEIGGTSGSNLCFAGDAESYSVYFGTAWSNGMGETGSWTPMGGGGFETHPNDGAVATDPNDGAVVYMTTDQGLGRSLDQGFSLSEIDEGIEAVQVGDLEMDSGKDTAWLASKAGIRCVRNYQSSPEWSVAIFPNNDGSPYHSVAMDTTDHSGNTVFVGNSRVYRSTNGGTSWDMLLDASQAPWNLNFFCSVMALEVDPSNGQRVAAGWFSGNPGGKGLIAISEDGGDTFSVLDPSPIPSDGMDVNDLLFCQEDGQSVLYAGVDYRYSDSTATSNGVYRITGSTDEGWTAVKELNWAVSIKDLARDSEGGIYAVGADLSDHAVAYWRNPVSQEWETLTQSGFPSNGEASAVTVGDDGAGGEMPYVAVNTEILTLAEGASAWSSDYSYPNGTRIQVLYYDELLVGTGTGLYGHPPLTTQVNAPAERPSSLQVLGAWPNPFNPSTRIGFRLTHRVQARMEIFNLAGERVATLLDDTLEAGEHELDWNAGAEASGLYICRLSGGGQSSQFKLILLR is encoded by the coding sequence ATGACCTTCAGGCGCACCCTTGTCGCACGCACCCTTCTGAGCACACTGCTGGCCCTGCCCCTGGTGACGCAGGCCCAATTGAGTGGACCCGAGACCGAAGCCGTCTACGGTGGACGCATCAACGCGATCGTCTGCCTTCCCGTTTCCGACACACACACGCGCGTATTCATCGCCACGGAAAGCGCCAATTCGCTGTTCTCGGCGGACTTCCACACGGATGCGGTGCCCGATGGCGACGGCACCTTCACCGTGCTGCCCGATGCAGACGCGGATGCCGGTCTGGGATCCGGCATTCGTGAACTGGCCGTGGATGCCAACACGGGCCTGCTCTTCTTTCTGCTGCAGGATCAGGGAATCCAGCGCATCAGCACGGACGAAGGCAGCCTGAGTCAGGTGGCCAGCGGCAACTTCAACTGCCTCCTGATTCACGACAGCGTGCTGTACTCGGTATCCGGTGGGCAACTGCACGCCAGCAGCATTGACGAAGAGAACGGCGATCTGGTCGCCCTGCCCTGGTCGCCGCTGAGCATCGGCGGCATGCCGGGAGGCATCGGCAGACTGGCGATCGGCGAATGGGATGGTGAGACACACCTCCTTGGCTTCTCGAACGGAGCGGCACAGCCCCTCTGGGTGATCGACGACGCCCTGGCCGAGATCAGCGGTTCCAGTTCCTTCGTGGCGATTCCCACCACGGGCCTGACCACGCCCCAGGACTGGACGGCCTTTGGCGTGGCCCCCGACGGACGGCTCTTTCTGGGCGGGCGGATCGGTCAGGAGCCCAATCATCACAAGGCCGTGGCCATCTACGACCCTGAGACCGAAAACTGGAACGAGATCGACACGGAGATCGGCGGCACCAGTGGCAGCAATCTTTGCTTCGCCGGGGACGCGGAATCCTACAGCGTCTACTTCGGCACCGCCTGGAGCAACGGCATGGGTGAAACCGGAAGCTGGACTCCCATGGGCGGGGGCGGCTTCGAGACACATCCCAACGATGGGGCAGTGGCCACCGATCCCAATGACGGTGCGGTCGTCTACATGACCACCGACCAGGGTCTGGGACGCTCACTCGATCAGGGATTCAGCCTCAGCGAGATCGACGAGGGCATCGAGGCGGTCCAGGTGGGCGATCTGGAAATGGACAGCGGCAAGGACACTGCCTGGCTGGCCAGCAAGGCCGGCATTCGCTGTGTGCGAAACTACCAGAGCAGCCCCGAGTGGAGCGTGGCGATCTTCCCCAACAACGATGGCTCGCCCTACCATTCCGTCGCGATGGACACCACCGATCACAGTGGAAACACGGTCTTCGTGGGCAACTCGCGCGTGTACCGCTCCACCAATGGTGGCACCAGCTGGGACATGCTGCTGGATGCCAGCCAGGCGCCCTGGAATCTGAACTTCTTCTGCAGCGTGATGGCTCTGGAGGTGGACCCGTCCAACGGACAGCGTGTGGCCGCCGGTTGGTTCAGCGGCAACCCCGGGGGCAAGGGACTGATCGCGATCAGCGAGGATGGTGGTGACACATTCTCCGTGCTGGACCCCAGCCCGATCCCCAGCGATGGCATGGATGTCAACGATCTGCTCTTCTGCCAGGAGGATGGTCAGTCGGTACTGTACGCCGGTGTGGACTATCGCTACAGCGACAGCACGGCCACCAGCAATGGCGTCTACCGCATCACGGGATCCACGGATGAGGGCTGGACTGCGGTGAAGGAACTCAACTGGGCCGTATCGATCAAGGATCTGGCCCGTGATTCAGAGGGCGGAATCTATGCGGTGGGCGCCGACCTGAGCGATCACGCCGTGGCCTATTGGCGCAACCCGGTCAGTCAGGAATGGGAAACGTTGACCCAGTCGGGATTTCCGAGCAACGGCGAAGCCAGTGCGGTCACGGTGGGCGACGATGGTGCCGGCGGGGAAATGCCCTATGTGGCGGTGAATACGGAGATCCTGACCCTGGCCGAGGGGGCAAGCGCCTGGAGCAGCGATTACAGCTATCCCAACGGCACCCGGATCCAGGTTCTGTATTACGACGAATTGCTGGTGGGCACGGGCACCGGCCTCTACGGCCACCCACCGCTCACCACCCAGGTGAATGCCCCGGCCGAGCGGCCCTCCAGCCTGCAGGTGCTGGGGGCCTGGCCCAATCCCTTCAACCCGTCGACACGCATCGGCTTCCGCCTGACCCACCGAGTGCAGGCCCGGATGGAAATCTTCAATCTGGCCGGCGAGCGGGTGGCCACCCTGTTGGACGATACCCTCGAGGCGGGTGAGCACGAGCTGGACTGGAATGCGGGTGCCGAGGCCTCGGGCCTGTACATCTGCCGCCTGTCCGGTGGTGGCCAATCCAGCCAGTTCAAGCTGATCCTGCTGCGATAG
- a CDS encoding T9SS type A sorting domain-containing protein: MSKRFEFISVGAALLATAVLAAARPAGVGSTDYLHASGGRSLGDVLIVESGQITLSADGVGMTGPTGLIQVDKPSASATVRSAYLATASQGFSNAVIADGCVTLAGSGVSWDMIVAGPINNNNHWADVTDIVAPVIDVAPAGINDLVVTECGSIDGSALYVIFDDPDTDLVQTAVIAFGGQSTLGDDFSIGFGAPVEIDANTVIELGLAISFGAQGQDPCQNSQVDINGQRLTSDAGHTDDGEFANGALITVGGIGDDRANPLDPFEGDPCVPFAVGTDDELYDVTPFINNGDTSMLVHTVNPSGDDNIFAAHMLITFAVVVNEGAVLTPGLANRTVGSMHTLTATLQDDNGDPVVGRDVEIDIIAGPNTGLGSGVLVTNGAGQAQFSYSSAVVGMDQARASFLDSNGDPALSNIALVFWDRPASANDLPGTFSLGQNYPNPFNPSTTIEFSLPETGIASLVVRNLAGQTVATLFEGMAPAGSHSVVFDASNLSSGVYYYTLEQGSLRASNKLVLMK, encoded by the coding sequence ATGAGCAAGCGTTTCGAATTCATCAGTGTGGGCGCAGCCCTGCTGGCAACTGCCGTGCTGGCTGCCGCTCGTCCGGCAGGGGTGGGCAGTACCGATTACCTGCATGCAAGCGGTGGTCGCAGTCTGGGTGATGTGTTGATCGTGGAATCCGGTCAGATCACTCTGTCTGCCGATGGTGTTGGAATGACCGGTCCCACTGGCCTGATCCAGGTGGACAAGCCCAGTGCGAGCGCCACGGTGCGCAGTGCCTATCTGGCCACCGCGAGCCAGGGTTTCAGCAATGCCGTGATCGCCGATGGCTGCGTCACCCTGGCCGGGTCGGGCGTGAGCTGGGACATGATCGTGGCCGGACCGATCAACAACAACAATCACTGGGCCGATGTGACCGACATCGTGGCTCCGGTCATCGATGTGGCGCCTGCCGGCATCAATGATCTGGTCGTCACCGAGTGCGGAAGCATCGACGGCAGTGCCCTGTACGTGATCTTCGACGATCCCGACACGGACCTGGTCCAGACCGCCGTGATCGCCTTCGGTGGCCAGTCCACCCTGGGTGATGACTTCTCGATCGGCTTCGGTGCCCCCGTCGAGATCGACGCCAACACCGTGATCGAACTGGGTCTGGCGATTTCCTTTGGTGCTCAGGGCCAGGATCCCTGCCAGAACAGCCAGGTCGACATCAACGGCCAGCGCCTGACCTCCGACGCCGGACACACCGATGACGGTGAGTTCGCCAACGGCGCGCTGATCACGGTGGGCGGCATCGGCGACGACCGTGCCAATCCGCTGGATCCCTTCGAAGGTGATCCCTGCGTGCCCTTCGCCGTGGGCACCGACGACGAACTGTACGATGTGACGCCCTTCATCAACAATGGCGACACCTCCATGCTGGTGCACACCGTGAATCCTTCCGGTGACGACAACATCTTTGCCGCGCACATGCTGATCACCTTCGCGGTGGTGGTGAACGAAGGCGCCGTGCTGACCCCCGGTCTGGCCAACCGCACCGTGGGCAGCATGCACACCCTGACCGCCACCCTGCAGGACGACAATGGTGACCCCGTCGTCGGTCGCGACGTCGAGATCGACATCATTGCCGGACCGAACACCGGTCTGGGTTCGGGCGTGCTGGTCACCAATGGCGCCGGCCAGGCTCAGTTCAGCTACAGCAGCGCCGTCGTCGGCATGGACCAGGCCCGTGCGTCCTTCCTGGACAGCAATGGCGACCCCGCCCTCTCCAACATCGCGCTGGTCTTCTGGGATCGTCCCGCGTCGGCCAACGACCTGCCCGGCACGTTCAGCCTGGGTCAGAACTATCCCAATCCCTTCAACCCCAGCACGACCATTGAGTTCAGCCTGCCCGAGACCGGCATCGCCAGCCTCGTGGTGCGCAACCTGGCCGGCCAGACCGTCGCCACCCTCTTCGAAGGAATGGCCCCCGCCGGCAGCCACAGTGTGGTGTTCGACGCCAGCAACCTGTCCTCGGGCGTGTACTACTACACCCTCGAGCAGGGCAGCCTGCGCGCCAGCAACAAACTGGTGCTGATGAAGTAG